The Enterococcus rotai genome includes a window with the following:
- a CDS encoding ATP-dependent Clp protease proteolytic subunit, whose protein sequence is MSEQEKVKEEQKQPDLLAEKMIGTRTIIISGEINEQMAKEICTQLLLLESINDEPINLFISSNGGHVDSGYLIFDMINFIKPKVNIIGSGWVVSAGALIYLSSEKERRYCLPNTRFMIHEPSGGTQGQSSDMEITAKEIIRTREKINQLIAKETGKDIEQVKNDTARDYWLSAEEALDYGIVNKIIKNRSEIV, encoded by the coding sequence ATGAGTGAACAAGAAAAGGTCAAAGAAGAACAAAAACAACCGGATTTACTGGCTGAGAAAATGATAGGAACTAGGACGATCATTATTTCAGGTGAAATCAATGAGCAAATGGCAAAAGAAATTTGTACACAGCTACTGTTATTAGAATCAATCAATGATGAGCCAATCAATTTGTTTATTAGCAGTAATGGTGGTCATGTAGATTCAGGTTACTTAATTTTTGATATGATCAACTTTATCAAACCTAAAGTGAATATCATTGGGTCAGGTTGGGTTGTCAGTGCAGGGGCACTTATTTACTTATCTAGTGAAAAAGAACGCCGCTATTGTTTGCCAAATACACGGTTTATGATCCACGAACCCTCTGGTGGCACTCAAGGTCAATCCAGCGACATGGAGATCACCGCGAAAGAAATCATCCGCACAAGAGAAAAAATTAACCAGTTGATTGCTAAAGAAACTGGCAAAGATATTGAACAAGTCAAGAATGATACAGCTAGAGACTATTGGTTGAGTGCTGAAGAAGCACTAGATTATGGGATCGTTAATAAAATCATCAAGAATAGAAGCGAGATTGTTTGA
- a CDS encoding 6-phospho-alpha-glucosidase, with protein MKKFSVVIAGGGSTFTPGIVMMLLDNQDRFPLRTLKLYDNDEERQKTLGDALAILLREQAPEIDFSYTTDPEAAFSDVDFCMAHIRVGKYAMREKDEKVPLRHGVFGQETCGPGGIAYGMRSITGMLEIIDYMEKYSPECWMLNYSNPAAIVAEACRVLRPDSKVLNICDMPVGTLRRMSQIVGKTPAELEVRYFGLNHFGWWTSVKDKSGHEYIDQIRDYVAENGYLTQVEVDTQHTDPSWQETHRKAKDLLAVAPDYLPNTYLKYYLYPDYVLDHMMEHPEYTRSNEVMENREKHVFDHAKKITAQGSAEGIAFEIDAHASFIVDLARAIAFNTHERMVMIVENNGAIANFPDDAMVEVPCIVGNDGPEALTQGIIPQFQQALMFQQVTVEKLVVEAYAENSYQKMWQALTLSKTVPSAQVAKELLDDLISENGDYWPELH; from the coding sequence ATGAAGAAATTTTCAGTAGTAATAGCCGGTGGAGGAAGTACGTTTACACCTGGAATCGTCATGATGCTTTTGGATAATCAAGACCGTTTTCCGCTAAGAACCTTAAAACTATACGATAATGATGAAGAACGTCAAAAAACCTTGGGGGATGCTTTAGCGATTTTACTCAGAGAACAAGCACCTGAGATTGATTTTTCTTATACGACAGATCCTGAAGCAGCCTTTTCTGATGTGGATTTTTGTATGGCGCATATTCGTGTTGGAAAGTATGCGATGCGTGAAAAAGACGAAAAAGTACCTTTACGTCATGGTGTTTTCGGACAAGAGACTTGTGGCCCTGGCGGAATTGCCTATGGAATGCGTAGCATTACTGGGATGTTGGAAATTATTGATTACATGGAAAAATATTCTCCAGAGTGTTGGATGTTGAATTATTCTAACCCAGCAGCAATTGTTGCAGAAGCTTGCCGCGTATTACGTCCGGATTCTAAAGTTTTAAATATTTGTGATATGCCTGTAGGAACTTTACGTCGTATGTCTCAAATCGTTGGAAAAACACCAGCAGAACTAGAAGTTCGTTATTTTGGTTTAAATCATTTTGGCTGGTGGACAAGCGTGAAAGATAAATCAGGACATGAATATATCGATCAAATTCGCGATTATGTCGCAGAAAATGGCTATTTAACACAAGTAGAAGTTGATACCCAGCATACTGATCCAAGCTGGCAGGAAACGCATAGAAAAGCAAAAGATCTATTAGCTGTAGCGCCAGATTATTTACCGAATACGTATTTAAAGTATTATTTATACCCAGATTATGTGCTAGATCACATGATGGAGCATCCTGAATATACTCGTTCAAATGAAGTAATGGAAAATCGGGAGAAACATGTATTTGATCACGCCAAAAAAATTACTGCTCAAGGTTCAGCTGAAGGAATTGCTTTTGAGATCGATGCGCATGCGTCATTTATTGTAGATTTAGCAAGAGCCATTGCTTTTAACACGCATGAGCGTATGGTAATGATCGTGGAAAATAATGGTGCAATTGCTAACTTTCCTGATGATGCAATGGTAGAAGTTCCTTGTATTGTAGGAAATGATGGACCAGAAGCATTGACGCAAGGGATCATTCCGCAATTCCAGCAAGCATTGATGTTCCAACAAGTAACAGTAGAAAAATTGGTTGTTGAAGCCTATGCTGAAAATAGCTATCAAAAGATGTGGCAAGCGTTGACATTATCTAAAACCGTTCCAAGTGCTCAAGTAGCGAAAGAATTATTGGATGATTTAATTAGTGAAAATGGTGACTATTGGCCAGAATTACACTAA
- a CDS encoding NYN domain-containing protein, with amino-acid sequence MKKQLLIVDGYNMIGSWPELVQLKNQNKLEDAREVLLQRLSNYAKYEDLEVMVVFDAQLVPGIQQTYKKYRLTVIFTKEDETADSYIERVAGERNDRLTQVTVATSDLAEQWLVFSKGALRTSANELYKDVQKTERTIAVHATDIHFQDFRRNSPWNIEQLSKLSEKLDELSGKKD; translated from the coding sequence ATGAAAAAACAGTTACTGATCGTTGATGGCTATAATATGATTGGTTCTTGGCCAGAATTGGTTCAATTGAAGAATCAAAATAAGCTTGAGGATGCAAGGGAAGTTTTGCTCCAGCGTTTATCCAATTATGCAAAATATGAGGATTTAGAAGTAATGGTTGTTTTTGATGCACAGTTGGTTCCAGGAATTCAGCAAACATATAAAAAATATCGTTTAACGGTGATTTTTACAAAAGAAGATGAGACGGCCGATAGTTATATCGAACGAGTTGCTGGTGAGCGAAATGATCGACTGACTCAAGTAACTGTGGCAACGAGCGATTTAGCTGAACAATGGCTAGTTTTTTCAAAAGGAGCATTACGGACCTCTGCCAATGAGCTATACAAAGATGTTCAAAAAACAGAACGCACGATTGCTGTGCATGCAACCGATATCCATTTTCAAGATTTTCGACGAAATTCTCCGTGGAATATCGAGCAATTGTCAAAGTTGTCCGAAAAACTGGACGAATTGTCTGGTAAAAAAGATTAA
- the gnd gene encoding phosphogluconate dehydrogenase (NAD(+)-dependent, decarboxylating): MDVALIGLGKMGLGIAENLSQKEGYQLSGMDLNQKVKSEFEKQHGAFYSNVDALFSEKKSRRIVWIMLPAGETTNNMIKACCEKLVMGDIIIDAGNSKYLDSKLNFDYCQTQGIHFLDVGTSGGMEGARNGACMMVGGEELIFKELEGLFADLCVENGYLYCGSAGSGHYLKMVHNGIEYGIMQSIGEGFNVLYHSPYDYQLGEVAKVFNHGSVIRSWLMELTENLFKETADFSAIAGVIPSSGEGKWTVEEALRLNLAIPVITQSLMTRYSSSDNEKINEKVIALLRNQFGGHAFVKEE; encoded by the coding sequence ATGGATGTAGCATTAATTGGTTTAGGTAAAATGGGGTTAGGTATTGCTGAAAATTTGAGCCAAAAAGAAGGGTATCAGCTTTCTGGTATGGATCTAAACCAGAAAGTGAAATCAGAATTTGAGAAGCAGCATGGGGCATTTTATTCAAATGTAGATGCATTATTTTCAGAAAAAAAGAGTCGCAGAATTGTTTGGATTATGTTGCCAGCTGGTGAAACGACGAATAACATGATCAAGGCATGCTGTGAGAAATTGGTAATGGGCGATATTATCATAGACGCAGGGAATTCAAAGTACCTAGACAGCAAGCTGAATTTTGATTATTGTCAGACACAAGGGATTCATTTTTTAGATGTGGGTACTTCAGGAGGAATGGAAGGTGCACGAAATGGCGCTTGTATGATGGTTGGCGGAGAAGAGTTGATCTTTAAAGAGCTTGAGGGTTTATTTGCTGATTTATGTGTAGAGAATGGCTACCTCTATTGTGGCTCAGCTGGTAGTGGTCATTACTTAAAAATGGTGCATAATGGCATCGAATATGGCATCATGCAGTCGATCGGTGAAGGATTTAACGTGTTATATCACAGCCCTTATGACTACCAATTAGGAGAAGTAGCCAAAGTGTTTAATCATGGTTCAGTCATTCGTTCTTGGCTGATGGAATTGACCGAAAATCTATTTAAGGAAACGGCTGACTTTTCAGCGATTGCAGGAGTCATTCCATCTTCTGGTGAAGGAAAATGGACGGTGGAAGAAGCCCTACGCTTAAATTTAGCAATCCCAGTCATTACGCAATCGTTAATGACACGCTATTCATCAAGTGACAATGAGAAAATAAATGAAAAAGTGATTGCTTTATTGAGAAATCAGTTTGGTGGTCATGCATTTGTGAAGGAAGAGTAA
- a CDS encoding metal ABC transporter ATP-binding protein — protein sequence MHYLEVKDLTFYYDDEPVLEDVSYYVDPGEFVILTGENGAAKSTLIKSTLGLLKPTKGAITIAKENKAGEKLSIGYIPQQVASFNAGFPSTVIELVRSGRFPRNRWFKPLTKRDHQHVEKALKAVGMWEMRHKRIGELSGGQKQRISLARIFATDPDLFILDEPTTGMDETSRNEFYRLLRHNAHDHGKAILMITHDHEDIKSYADRQIRLVRKEDSQWRCFHMSSDIA from the coding sequence ATGCATTATCTAGAAGTCAAAGACCTCACATTTTATTATGATGATGAGCCAGTCTTAGAAGATGTTTCCTATTATGTTGATCCAGGTGAATTTGTGATTCTCACTGGTGAAAATGGGGCAGCAAAATCAACATTGATCAAAAGTACGCTGGGCTTATTAAAACCAACCAAAGGTGCAATTACGATTGCCAAGGAAAACAAAGCAGGCGAAAAATTGAGCATCGGCTATATTCCCCAACAAGTAGCCTCATTTAATGCGGGATTCCCAAGTACGGTGATCGAATTGGTTCGTTCAGGACGTTTTCCCCGTAATCGCTGGTTTAAACCTCTTACGAAAAGAGATCATCAACATGTAGAAAAAGCCTTGAAAGCAGTTGGTATGTGGGAGATGCGGCATAAACGAATCGGTGAACTTTCAGGTGGGCAGAAACAACGCATTAGTTTGGCTCGTATTTTCGCGACTGACCCGGATTTATTTATTTTAGATGAACCAACAACTGGGATGGATGAAACGTCTAGAAATGAGTTTTATCGCCTATTACGGCATAATGCGCATGATCATGGCAAAGCGATTTTGATGATCACTCACGACCATGAAGATATCAAATCGTATGCCGATCGACAAATTCGTCTGGTTCGGAAGGAGGATTCACAATGGAGATGCTTTCATATGAGTTCAGATATAGCCTAA
- a CDS encoding PTS transporter subunit EIIC, which produces MKAKIMDSMQKFSKAMFVPVLILPIAGILIAIGNVFTNPRLIERLSFLDNPITMGFGSILSASLLPILTNLGIIFCVGIALGLANKKKAEAAFTSLLGYLVFLYAMNKFMELRGMLVDPTELQGSGQTLVLGIQVLDMGVFLGIILGLVVALVHNRFIDTVFNNAFQVYGGARFVFIILIPLLVALAIVFSFVWPIVQTGIDNLGGVIKETGNFGIFIYGTLERLLIPTGLHHLVYTPFLYTSLGGVADIGGQVFEGARNIYFAETADPAIKVLSSSVIWDARGISKMFGLVGACLAMYQTAKPENKFKVKAILIPAVVTSFIAGVTEPIEFSFMFVAPMLFVIHSALSGLSMVALNMLGSRAIGPNGFIDFVLYNLPLGIEKTRWPVYIAVGICFFFIYYFTFKLLITKFNLKTVGREDSGQETKLFTKKEYKQKQQSQPVPSNTEGSSGQIKLDPDQLSAVIVKGLGGDENIKSIDNCYTRLRLKVADPALVDEELLKVETEAKGVIKNGESVHVVYGLTVPQIRENLEKYLGREEEE; this is translated from the coding sequence ATGAAAGCAAAAATCATGGATTCAATGCAGAAATTTTCAAAAGCAATGTTTGTACCGGTATTGATCTTGCCAATCGCTGGGATTTTAATTGCAATTGGAAATGTTTTTACCAATCCACGGTTAATTGAGCGGTTATCATTTTTGGATAATCCAATCACTATGGGTTTTGGTAGTATTTTATCCGCATCATTATTACCAATTTTAACGAATTTAGGCATTATTTTTTGTGTGGGGATTGCTTTAGGTCTTGCAAATAAAAAAAAGGCTGAAGCAGCATTTACTTCTTTATTAGGGTATTTAGTTTTTCTTTATGCAATGAATAAGTTTATGGAACTGCGTGGCATGTTGGTTGATCCAACTGAACTTCAAGGCTCTGGACAAACATTGGTTTTAGGGATTCAAGTTTTGGATATGGGGGTATTTTTAGGGATTATTTTAGGGTTGGTTGTGGCTTTAGTCCATAATCGATTTATTGATACAGTCTTTAATAATGCGTTTCAAGTATATGGCGGTGCTCGGTTTGTTTTTATTATCTTAATTCCATTATTAGTAGCTTTAGCAATTGTTTTTTCCTTTGTTTGGCCGATCGTTCAAACTGGCATCGATAATTTAGGCGGTGTAATCAAGGAAACAGGGAACTTTGGGATTTTTATTTATGGTACTTTGGAGCGTTTGTTGATTCCAACAGGCTTGCATCATTTAGTCTATACACCATTTTTATACACATCTCTTGGTGGAGTGGCAGATATTGGTGGTCAGGTGTTTGAAGGGGCACGGAATATTTATTTTGCGGAAACCGCGGATCCAGCAATCAAAGTATTATCGTCAAGTGTTATCTGGGATGCACGTGGTATTTCTAAGATGTTTGGATTGGTGGGCGCTTGTTTGGCAATGTATCAGACAGCAAAGCCTGAAAATAAATTTAAAGTAAAAGCAATCTTGATTCCAGCAGTAGTGACCTCATTTATTGCGGGAGTGACTGAACCAATTGAATTTTCATTTATGTTTGTAGCACCGATGCTCTTTGTTATTCATTCTGCTTTAAGTGGGTTGAGTATGGTCGCTTTAAATATGTTGGGTTCAAGAGCAATTGGTCCGAATGGTTTTATTGATTTTGTTTTATATAATTTGCCTTTAGGAATTGAAAAGACCAGATGGCCTGTCTACATTGCTGTAGGGATTTGTTTCTTTTTCATCTATTATTTCACGTTTAAGCTGCTGATCACTAAGTTCAACTTGAAAACGGTTGGTAGAGAAGATTCAGGACAGGAAACTAAATTATTTACTAAAAAAGAATATAAACAAAAGCAGCAATCGCAACCTGTCCCAAGTAATACAGAAGGCTCAAGCGGGCAAATAAAACTAGATCCAGACCAGTTGTCAGCTGTGATCGTTAAGGGCTTAGGTGGAGATGAGAATATTAAATCGATTGATAATTGCTATACTCGTTTACGTTTAAAAGTCGCAGATCCAGCGTTAGTCGATGAAGAATTGTTGAAGGTAGAAACAGAGGCGAAAGGAGTCATTAAGAATGGTGAAAGTGTTCATGTAGTTTATGGCTTAACCGTTCCGCAAATTCGTGAAAATCTAGAAAAATATTTAGGTAGAGAGGAAGAAGAATAA
- a CDS encoding gluconokinase has translation MNDGLLAIDIGTTAIKIGIIKQHKLLYQKAYGIKTYNDSDGSNYQRSGEIINIIYLAIKEISPKFLQQIRKISFSVAMHSLMPVTDQLTLHEKIFIWSDSQAEPTIEAFKTSTLAQKFYLKTGTPIHFMSPFAKLLHFRQQGLYSSTTKWYGLKELVMQIFTGNYLIDYATASATGLLNLSELNWDKEILNYLGVHENQLGGLADTTTSLPILKDVAENLKLSEETEVVIGASDGCLAAYAGYMATGIPNSLTIGTSAAVRKITSEKLFDVNKQNFCYYLNENYYVIGAPSNNGGCVLEWASKTLTDDSKAFYENLTTKLQTSPIGAKGLRFFPYINGERAPFWASNKRAIFKDFSITHTQADVSRAVVEGVLMNLKILKEMVGEVGELSLSGGFFKTDILCEMTANIIDAKCWLSSLNEPIFGLYYLIYGSEQERKASITEINSDKKQQSEYNRLFEHYFD, from the coding sequence ATGAACGATGGTTTGTTAGCTATTGATATCGGTACAACTGCAATTAAAATAGGGATTATTAAACAGCATAAATTGCTGTATCAAAAGGCTTATGGGATTAAAACATACAACGACAGCGATGGCTCAAACTACCAGCGCTCAGGTGAAATTATCAATATAATTTATCTAGCCATCAAAGAAATTTCTCCAAAGTTTTTGCAGCAGATACGAAAAATTAGTTTTAGCGTTGCTATGCATAGCTTAATGCCAGTAACGGATCAGCTAACGCTTCATGAGAAAATATTTATTTGGTCTGATTCACAGGCTGAACCAACAATTGAAGCATTTAAAACAAGTACGCTAGCTCAGAAGTTCTATTTAAAAACGGGAACACCGATTCATTTTATGTCACCGTTTGCGAAATTACTTCATTTTCGACAACAAGGCTTGTACTCAAGTACGACGAAGTGGTATGGATTGAAGGAGCTAGTTATGCAGATTTTTACAGGAAATTACTTGATTGATTATGCAACAGCATCCGCCACAGGGTTATTAAATTTGAGTGAATTAAACTGGGACAAAGAAATTTTAAATTACTTGGGCGTTCATGAAAATCAATTGGGCGGATTGGCTGATACAACGACTTCTTTACCAATCTTAAAAGATGTTGCAGAAAATCTCAAACTATCGGAAGAGACTGAGGTAGTTATTGGCGCAAGTGATGGTTGTTTAGCGGCTTATGCGGGCTATATGGCGACTGGGATACCAAATAGTTTAACAATCGGTACTAGTGCCGCCGTTCGGAAAATCACTAGTGAAAAGCTTTTTGATGTAAACAAGCAAAATTTTTGTTATTACCTAAATGAGAATTACTATGTGATTGGTGCACCCTCAAATAATGGTGGATGCGTATTGGAGTGGGCAAGTAAAACTCTGACAGATGATTCAAAAGCCTTCTATGAAAACTTAACTACTAAACTACAGACTTCCCCTATTGGTGCTAAAGGCTTACGTTTTTTTCCTTATATAAATGGAGAACGAGCTCCTTTTTGGGCATCAAATAAGCGGGCGATTTTTAAAGATTTTTCAATTACTCATACTCAGGCAGACGTTTCTAGAGCAGTTGTAGAAGGCGTATTGATGAACCTGAAAATTTTAAAAGAAATGGTTGGGGAAGTAGGTGAGCTTTCGTTGAGTGGCGGCTTTTTTAAAACGGATATCTTATGTGAAATGACAGCCAATATAATTGACGCTAAGTGCTGGTTATCATCATTAAATGAACCAATTTTTGGTTTATATTATTTAATTTATGGATCGGAGCAGGAACGGAAAGCCTCTATTACAGAAATTAATAGTGATAAAAAACAGCAATCAGAGTATAACAGGTTGTTTGAACATTACTTCGACTAG
- the ispE gene encoding 4-(cytidine 5'-diphospho)-2-C-methyl-D-erythritol kinase: MEIIEKAPAKINLGLDALYKRQDGYHELEMIMASVDLADRLTFELLPKNEIVIETDSSFLPVDRRNHVYQAAELLKDTFQLTQGVKIYIEKRIPVAAGLAGGSSDCAAALRGLNRLWNLGLSLAELAELGSKIGSDVPYCIHGGTAFVTGRGEKIDFLPSMPQCWVVLVKPKMSVSTSSIFGSLSFNSIQHPDIRGLKQAIEADDYLLMTEKIGNALESVTIKRHPVVQQIKDRMMKYGADAALMSGSGPTVFALCEKKTRAQRIYNGLKGFCDEVYIVRTLK, translated from the coding sequence ATGGAAATCATAGAAAAAGCGCCCGCAAAAATCAACTTGGGGTTGGATGCTCTCTATAAAAGACAAGATGGTTATCATGAATTAGAGATGATCATGGCTAGTGTAGACTTAGCTGATCGGCTGACATTTGAGTTGTTGCCGAAAAATGAAATAGTAATCGAAACAGATAGCTCCTTTTTACCAGTAGATAGAAGGAATCATGTGTATCAAGCGGCAGAATTGCTTAAAGATACTTTTCAACTTACTCAAGGAGTCAAAATATACATAGAAAAAAGAATCCCTGTTGCAGCAGGACTAGCTGGCGGTAGTAGTGACTGTGCCGCTGCCTTACGAGGCTTGAATCGTTTATGGAACTTAGGGTTATCTCTAGCAGAACTTGCAGAATTAGGCAGTAAGATTGGCTCTGACGTTCCATATTGCATTCACGGAGGGACAGCGTTTGTCACAGGACGTGGAGAAAAGATCGACTTCTTACCTTCGATGCCTCAGTGTTGGGTCGTTTTGGTGAAGCCTAAAATGAGCGTTTCAACGAGTTCGATTTTTGGCAGTCTATCATTTAATAGTATTCAACATCCTGATATTCGTGGGTTGAAACAAGCGATTGAAGCGGATGATTATTTATTGATGACAGAAAAAATTGGGAATGCGTTAGAAAGTGTGACGATCAAACGCCATCCAGTAGTCCAACAAATCAAAGATCGAATGATGAAGTATGGTGCAGATGCAGCGCTTATGAGCGGTAGTGGGCCAACGGTTTTTGCGTTATGTGAGAAGAAAACCCGAGCCCAACGGATTTATAATGGCTTAAAAGGCTTTTGTGATGAAGTATATATTGTAAGAACGTTAAAATGA
- a CDS encoding AbrB/MazE/SpoVT family DNA-binding domain-containing protein has product MHKIKVRKIGNSLGIILPKDSGIIEGESLVYQKIGNIIQLDLSEAQKEYDRCLIEEGFADFEKGNIVTEAKIMEEFQHYGWGDQS; this is encoded by the coding sequence ATGCACAAAATCAAAGTTAGAAAAATCGGGAATTCTCTTGGGATTATTTTGCCAAAAGATAGTGGGATCATTGAAGGCGAATCGTTAGTTTATCAAAAAATTGGGAATATTATCCAATTAGATCTATCTGAGGCGCAAAAAGAGTATGACCGATGTTTAATTGAAGAAGGCTTTGCAGACTTTGAAAAAGGCAATATTGTGACAGAAGCTAAAATTATGGAAGAATTCCAACATTATGGTTGGGGAGATCAATCATGA
- a CDS encoding type II toxin-antitoxin system RelE/ParE family toxin, producing MTAFSAEYTESFRLSLRKHIQEWSEEYFFTDEKITTFVQSIYKSIELTKIVPEMHEEISAIYNFNSPTYRILIGKNYAIFYRIDHSTKKIMIGNMYHQRQLHVSF from the coding sequence ATGACAGCTTTTTCTGCTGAGTATACTGAGAGCTTTCGTTTAAGCCTTAGAAAACATATTCAGGAGTGGTCAGAAGAATATTTTTTTACTGATGAAAAGATCACAACTTTTGTTCAATCTATTTACAAGTCCATTGAGCTAACAAAAATAGTTCCCGAAATGCATGAAGAAATCTCAGCTATTTACAATTTTAATAGTCCAACCTATAGAATTTTAATTGGAAAAAACTATGCGATTTTTTATCGTATCGATCATTCTACTAAAAAAATTATGATAGGAAACATGTACCACCAACGACAGCTACATGTTTCCTTTTAA
- a CDS encoding Veg family protein encodes MPTTLASIKKDLECRIGSKITLVAQTGRKRQTERNGILTETYPSVFVVDLDPDENSFERVSYSYSDVLTRTVEIEFVGEAV; translated from the coding sequence ATGCCAACAACTTTAGCTTCCATTAAAAAAGATCTAGAATGTCGTATCGGCAGCAAAATCACATTAGTTGCTCAGACCGGCAGAAAGCGCCAAACAGAACGTAACGGTATTTTGACAGAAACGTATCCATCTGTCTTCGTCGTAGATTTAGATCCAGATGAAAACTCATTTGAACGAGTTTCTTATAGTTATTCTGATGTGCTAACACGCACAGTAGAGATTGAATTTGTCGGTGAAGCAGTTTAA
- a CDS encoding sigma-70 family RNA polymerase sigma factor, whose protein sequence is MNKYNDILKGDTAGFDRLYRKYHPVVYKFRKKYYLKDFDREDWLQEGRIIFYRSLEKYEEAHNVSIGKFFKSNFENHVRSLIRKQCALKRTIDTQSVSLDQKIEHQGESFFDYIETEEPDVLEQMIIREKLEQLPTALSPFERITFEEYINGKELDEIAKDTDSREVTVRSAYDRAKKKLKAIIYD, encoded by the coding sequence ATGAATAAGTACAATGATATCTTAAAAGGGGACACCGCGGGATTTGATCGTTTGTATCGAAAATATCATCCAGTGGTGTACAAGTTTCGGAAAAAGTATTATCTGAAAGATTTTGATCGGGAAGATTGGCTGCAAGAAGGGCGTATTATCTTTTATCGATCGCTTGAAAAATATGAAGAAGCACATAATGTTTCTATCGGGAAGTTTTTCAAGTCAAATTTTGAAAATCATGTTCGCAGTTTGATCAGAAAGCAATGCGCTCTTAAACGAACGATCGATACACAATCAGTCTCACTTGATCAAAAAATAGAACATCAGGGCGAATCATTTTTTGACTATATCGAGACGGAAGAGCCTGATGTTTTAGAACAAATGATCATTAGGGAAAAGCTGGAACAACTGCCGACAGCCTTATCGCCGTTTGAACGAATTACATTTGAAGAATATATAAACGGCAAAGAACTAGATGAAATTGCAAAAGATACCGACAGTCGTGAAGTTACGGTTAGAAGTGCATACGACCGGGCAAAAAAGAAGCTGAAAGCGATTATTTATGATTAA
- a CDS encoding metal ABC transporter substrate-binding protein has protein sequence MRKNSWKYLVGLLLMAVIFTLTACGQTNKQEESGKSDTIRVVTTFYPMYDFAKNVVGDAGDVQLLIPAGTEPHDYEPSAKDIAKITDADVFVYNSHELETWVKDVLENVDEKKVGVVEAAGSIDLMAGAAHDHDHDEEEADHEEHDHDHELDPHVWLDPVLAQKEVEAIRDALVKKYPEQKAIFEKNAAAYIEKLKALDTEYQEAFKDAKNKTFVTQHAAFGYLAKQYGLTQESIAGISPDQEPSPSRLAELKKYIKEHNVSVIYFETSASSKVAETLARETDVELAVLNPLESITQKEQDKGEDYISVMKANLEALKKSIK, from the coding sequence ATGAGAAAAAATAGCTGGAAATATCTGGTAGGATTGTTATTAATGGCGGTAATTTTTACATTAACAGCCTGCGGTCAAACAAATAAACAAGAAGAGTCTGGAAAAAGTGATACAATAAGAGTTGTGACCACATTTTACCCAATGTACGATTTTGCGAAAAATGTAGTGGGAGATGCAGGCGATGTTCAATTATTGATCCCAGCTGGAACTGAGCCCCATGACTATGAACCAAGTGCCAAAGATATTGCAAAGATCACAGATGCGGATGTGTTTGTCTATAACAGCCATGAATTAGAAACTTGGGTCAAGGATGTTTTGGAAAACGTTGATGAGAAAAAAGTCGGTGTTGTTGAAGCGGCTGGTTCAATCGATTTAATGGCAGGTGCCGCTCATGACCACGATCATGATGAAGAAGAAGCAGATCACGAGGAACATGATCACGATCATGAGTTAGACCCACACGTTTGGTTAGATCCAGTCTTAGCACAAAAAGAGGTTGAAGCAATTCGTGATGCGTTAGTGAAAAAATACCCAGAACAAAAAGCAATATTTGAGAAAAATGCTGCAGCTTATATTGAAAAATTAAAAGCCCTAGATACTGAATACCAAGAAGCTTTTAAAGACGCTAAAAACAAAACATTTGTAACGCAACATGCTGCATTTGGCTATTTAGCAAAACAATATGGTTTGACACAAGAATCAATTGCTGGAATCTCTCCAGATCAAGAACCTTCACCAAGCCGTTTAGCAGAGTTGAAAAAATATATCAAAGAGCACAACGTATCAGTGATTTATTTTGAAACATCGGCATCATCAAAAGTCGCTGAAACATTAGCTCGTGAAACGGATGTGGAACTAGCCGTTCTTAACCCGCTAGAAAGTATCACTCAAAAAGAACAAGATAAAGGTGAAGATTATATCTCTGTAATGAAAGCTAATCTAGAAGCTTTAAAGAAAAGTATTAAGTAA